Sequence from the Cuniculiplasma divulgatum genome:
AGGTGATGAGGGGCTATCCAACCGGAGTGACTATTGTGACCTCCCTTTCTGAAGGAAAGCCAGTGGGCGGTACCATGAACTCCTTCACTTCAGTCTCCATGACTCCACCTCTTATTGCGGTTTTCATAACTGCCGGCAGCCATACAGCACAGGCCATAGCAGGAAGCAGGAAATTCAACGTGAACATACTCAGTGCCAGTCAGGAGGCGGATGCAAGAAAATTTGCAGATCCGGACAGCGCAACGAGGTTCGCTCAGGATCACTTTGAGAGTGGCAGCAATGGAATCCCTGTTATCCCGGGTTCAATTGCCTGCCTTGAATGCACACTTGAGGATCAGATTCCAGTTGCGGATCATATAATGTTTCTGGGAAATGTCACAGCTGCATACAGTCTCAAGGAAGGAAATCCCATACTGTATTACCGCAGGAAATTCCGGGAACTGCCGTCTAATCCTTGATGGCAATGCTATAATACAGTGCCTTCCACAACATTATTAGGCAGGATATGGCATGATCATAGGATAGAAATGGCTCTTGATCCTGATGTTGCGAAGCTCTTGAAGATGATTTCTGAAATGAACATGCCCAATTTCAGGGACATGGATGTTGGCGATCTGCGGAATATGATGGACAACAACCCATTGATGAAGGAGGATATCCAGATAAGCCGGACCACAGACATGTCCATAGGCGACGAAAAAATCCCTGCCAGGCTTTATGATCCGAAGGATGGCACCAGGTCCCTCATACTGTATTTCCATGGGGGCGGCTTCGTTTTTGGAAACCTGGAAAGCCACGATGCGGTGTGCCGCAGGGCAGCCCGGGAATCCGGCTGCAAGGTTCTTTCTGTGGATTACAGGCTTGCCCCTGAACACAAGTTTCCAGCCGCGGTAGAGGATGCTTTCACTGCCTATGTATGGGCAAGGAAAAATGCCAGGAAGCTTGACGTTGACCCTGACAGGATTGCCGTGGCAGGGGACAGTGCCGGCGGGAACCTTTCCGCTGCCGTCAGCCTCATGATCAGGGACCGTGGCATTGAAAAACCCATGCTTCAGATTCTATTCTATCCTGCTCTCGGCCCTGACTTCTTCTCCGAATCACTGCGTGAATTCTCTGATGGCTTCTTCCTCACCAGGGATCAGATTGACTGGTTCGGTGACATGTACCTGGGAAATAAGGCTGATGCCCTGAACCCTTACTTCTCGCCCATCCTGCATCCTGATCTCTCAGGGTTACCTGAGGCCATAATCATAACAGGAGAGCATGATCCCCTCAGGGACCAGGGTGAGACATATGTATCAAGGCTCGGGTCCGCAGGCATTCCTGTGACCGGCATAAGGGCAATGGGAATGATTCATGGATTCCTGAGCTTCACACCGGTTGTTCCCGCTGCTGCTTGCGTTGCCGACATGGTGTGGTCACTGGTCGGAAAGAAGCTGGGATCCCGCTGACCTGTCACTGATTCTCCTTGAATCCAGTGTAGCTCACACCCTCCACGTCAAATTCCCCAGCTCTTTCCAGGGTGTTCGGCCTGTGCCTGGAATAGTACATGGTTACGGCCAGCCCTCCAAGGATAACCCACAGCATTGTTGCAATTAGTGACCCAAAATAGGCGTCATTTATTGGTGATGGCGTGGAAAGCCATTTTGCCACAACATCGCTCATGGAGAAGTATATGACTACAAGCCCTATGGCAGTGGCTGCTGCCGGTGCAATTCCGTGCGTCAGCAGCCTGAACTCACCTATTCTCCTGGTGAAAAAAGTCAGTGAAGTGTTGGCCATTATGTGGACCAGGATGATCGAGATGCCTGTGCCTGCCTCCAGAATGAATGCAGCGTTTTCCGGGCCGTAGATCACCCCCATGATTACGTCAAGCGCAAACGACCCCAGCGCCCACGCAATTAATGCATTGGCAGGAGACTTGTATTTGGGATGGATTCTGCTCAGGCTCTTGGGAAAGACAACGCCATCACGGGCAGCTGAATACCACCACCTGCTCACGGCGGTTGCCTTGGATACCCCGTTGGTCAGGTAGCTGTTCACTGTGAATATTATCAGGAGAACCAGCCCGACTGGCCCAAGATACCTGCTGAACACTATAAGGCCGGCATCGTTGGTTGTGGCGAAGCTCGCAATGTGGCCAATACCCCATCCAACGGTAAGTGCGTAGGTTGCAGGTATTATTGATATTGCGGTGAGGACCATGGCGAATATGATGGATTTTCCTATGTTCTTCTTGGGCTCCTTTATCTCTTCGGAAACCGTTGTGACCACCCCGCTTCCCGTGAAATCGAGAATTGAGAACACCGCGCCGAACATAATGGCGGAAAACCCAATGCCGGTTGACCTGGAAATTGTGAATGGCAGCACTGAGTTTCCCGGCCCAACCCTGATTATGATTATTATTGCTCCAATGAGCAGGAACAGGACCTCGGCAAGTCCGGCAATTGCATTGTATCCCAGTGAAGGCTTTATGCCGAAATACGTGACTGCGATTATGTAACCCGTGAAGGCAGCTGCAAATATGACCCATATGTATGGGATGCTGCTTATTGCAGGCGATATGAGGAATATGAAGCTGGACAGACCGAGTATCCCGAATGCCGCCCCTGTTATATCGTAATACATGAAGCTGAAAGCCGTTATTGGCCCCAGTCTTCCTCGATCTGTTGCGGATGAGGCGTAAGCATAGTAGCTTCCGGCGTTGGACTTATACTTGCTGAACTGGTAGGGCGTTATCATCCACAGTGCGTAAATGAGCCATCCGAATATTACAGACAGGACTGTGTCAGGGCCAGCAATTGAGAAAGATGCCACCAGCAGGATAGCAATATCTGCTGCCGGGGCAACCTGCCCAAGAGACTGGAACACTCCCTGGAACAGGCCCACTGCGTTCTTCTGCAACCTGTTTCTTCTTCGCATCATTATGTTTTTGCTCCCTTCAGGCTATATCTGGCGCAAGCGGGAAGAAATCACTTTATCCGCTGCATGCTGAATCATGGCAGTTTCACATTCTAGCCGCTTATGTTTTCCTTATTGACCCCATAATATAAAACTGTATTGTTTCCAGGCTAAAATCCGATATTATGTCAACTTATACTGGTCTCTTCATAAATATCAATGAGATATTTTACAAATATGGCATATAATTTATGATTAGGCATCGCGGGTGTCATTCTTCCGGTTGACTGGAGCTCCCAGGGGCCTAAAAACCCTGGCAGCAGTCCAGATATATGGTGTGGCCACACTGCGGACAGGCTGAATTATGCCTGTAATAGTAGCAGCTGCTGCAAGTACAGTCCTCTTCAGCGCAATCCTGGCACATGAAATTGGAATCCACAGCTGGGTGAATAACATTATGTCGTATTCCGTGCAAAATACATGAAGGAAGAGGTAGCAACCTCTCAATGCGCGGGCCTGGAATCCATGGAAATCCTCTAAGAAGCATCAACAGGGTGCATCATTCATCCGGCCCGAAAATACTGTGGTTACACCGAACCTCGCCAGATCATTATGGATTCGTTCATGGATTGGGGGTTCCGGAAATGTGCCTTGCCAGGTATCTCTGCATGAGGGCAACGGTGAGAGACATCAGGATCAGGAAGAGCCCGATGAGTCTCCACATGGCGTTGTATGAGATCACGTCCACAACAGTTCCGGAAAGCGGCGTGCCAAGTATTGTCCCCATGCTTATCATCATGAGGCTCACGCCGCTGAAAAGGCCGATGCGGTCGCGCGGGGCAATTTCAGATATCAGTGTAACGTATGTGCTGTTCCAGCCTATGGCACTCATGCCGAGGACAAATGCCATCACGCCTGCTTCCAGAATGTTTCCGGCCACCAGGGAGAAGGTTATGAACAGGAGGCCTGCTATGAGCATGATCATTGCGATCATCCTTGACCTGTTCCTGCTGAACATCCTCTCGGAAAGGTTCACCCAGAAGAGCCTGCCTGCCACGGAACCTGCAAGCAGGACAGCCAGGAGTATTTCCGACCAGATGATTGGGAAGCCCCTGAACCTCATGTATACAACGAAGTATGTGAGCAGGGACTGCTGGCCCCAAGACAGGAATGCCACCGGAAGGCTTACCAGCAGGAGCAGGCGGTTGCGCCACGTTGAGAAGAACTCCCGCACGTACCCCTTCCCAGAGCCCCTGCTTCCTTCCGGCCTGACATCCCGGGCTATGCCGATTGCCAGGCCTCCAGAGATCAGGGCCGTGAGTATGAGGGCATCCCTGAGAGAGAAGTGCAGGGCGACAAGTGGCAGGGCAAGAGCCGCCAGTGCCGCCCCAAGAGGAACACCTGACTGTTTTATTCCCATTGTTCGAGCGTGATGCGGATAATAAGCTGCCATCACAGAGCTGTTTGTGGAAGGGGTCACTATGCCGTATCCAAATCCTATGATGAAGAAGCCCGACACTATTTCTGGATAGTTCTGAGCAGATCCTGCAACAAGTGATCCAAGAGCCATCATGCCAAAGGCTATTTTCAGTGCGGTGTTCCTTCCAAGGCGGTCAACAAAATAGCCTGTCATTGATGACATTGTCAAAGAGCCTATGAAAATGAAGCTCGTGATGAGCCCGAGCTGGGCTGAGGAAAGGAGAAAATCAGATTTTATGAATGGAGCAAGTGGTGAGTAGGCGGAATCATTGAAGTTACCAAGGGTCATGAAAAGCAGTGCCTGCATGGCAACCGAAATAGAACGTCCGCTTGCTCTCGTGAACGGGGATTA
This genomic interval carries:
- a CDS encoding alpha/beta hydrolase; the encoded protein is MALDPDVAKLLKMISEMNMPNFRDMDVGDLRNMMDNNPLMKEDIQISRTTDMSIGDEKIPARLYDPKDGTRSLILYFHGGGFVFGNLESHDAVCRRAARESGCKVLSVDYRLAPEHKFPAAVEDAFTAYVWARKNARKLDVDPDRIAVAGDSAGGNLSAAVSLMIRDRGIEKPMLQILFYPALGPDFFSESLREFSDGFFLTRDQIDWFGDMYLGNKADALNPYFSPILHPDLSGLPEAIIITGEHDPLRDQGETYVSRLGSAGIPVTGIRAMGMIHGFLSFTPVVPAAACVADMVWSLVGKKLGSR
- a CDS encoding flavin reductase family protein, translating into MQENTEQTFREVMRGYPTGVTIVTSLSEGKPVGGTMNSFTSVSMTPPLIAVFITAGSHTAQAIAGSRKFNVNILSASQEADARKFADPDSATRFAQDHFESGSNGIPVIPGSIACLECTLEDQIPVADHIMFLGNVTAAYSLKEGNPILYYRRKFRELPSNP
- a CDS encoding MFS transporter — protein: MQALLFMTLGNFNDSAYSPLAPFIKSDFLLSSAQLGLITSFIFIGSLTMSSMTGYFVDRLGRNTALKIAFGMMALGSLVAGSAQNYPEIVSGFFIIGFGYGIVTPSTNSSVMAAYYPHHARTMGIKQSGVPLGAALAALALPLVALHFSLRDALILTALISGGLAIGIARDVRPEGSRGSGKGYVREFFSTWRNRLLLLVSLPVAFLSWGQQSLLTYFVVYMRFRGFPIIWSEILLAVLLAGSVAGRLFWVNLSERMFSRNRSRMIAMIMLIAGLLFITFSLVAGNILEAGVMAFVLGMSAIGWNSTYVTLISEIAPRDRIGLFSGVSLMMISMGTILGTPLSGTVVDVISYNAMWRLIGLFLILMSLTVALMQRYLARHISGTPNP
- a CDS encoding amino acid permease, which gives rise to MMRRRNRLQKNAVGLFQGVFQSLGQVAPAADIAILLVASFSIAGPDTVLSVIFGWLIYALWMITPYQFSKYKSNAGSYYAYASSATDRGRLGPITAFSFMYYDITGAAFGILGLSSFIFLISPAISSIPYIWVIFAAAFTGYIIAVTYFGIKPSLGYNAIAGLAEVLFLLIGAIIIIIRVGPGNSVLPFTISRSTGIGFSAIMFGAVFSILDFTGSGVVTTVSEEIKEPKKNIGKSIIFAMVLTAISIIPATYALTVGWGIGHIASFATTNDAGLIVFSRYLGPVGLVLLIIFTVNSYLTNGVSKATAVSRWWYSAARDGVVFPKSLSRIHPKYKSPANALIAWALGSFALDVIMGVIYGPENAAFILEAGTGISIILVHIMANTSLTFFTRRIGEFRLLTHGIAPAAATAIGLVVIYFSMSDVVAKWLSTPSPINDAYFGSLIATMLWVILGGLAVTMYYSRHRPNTLERAGEFDVEGVSYTGFKENQ